The following are encoded in a window of Solidesulfovibrio magneticus RS-1 genomic DNA:
- a CDS encoding P-II family nitrogen regulator codes for MKKIEAIIKPFKLDEVKDALDNLGIHGLTVTEVRGYGRQKGHVEAYRGIEYQVQFNAKVKIEIVTADELAEQVVAAIRAAANTGAIGDGKIFIYPVEGVMRIRTGETGEAAI; via the coding sequence ATGAAAAAGATCGAAGCCATCATCAAGCCCTTCAAGCTCGACGAGGTCAAGGACGCCCTGGACAATTTGGGCATTCACGGCCTCACCGTCACCGAAGTGCGCGGCTACGGCCGCCAGAAAGGCCATGTCGAAGCCTACCGGGGCATCGAATACCAGGTGCAGTTCAACGCCAAGGTCAAAATCGAGATCGTGACCGCCGACGAACTGGCCGAACAAGTGGTGGCCGCCATCCGCGCCGCCGCCAACACCGGCGCCATCGGCGACGGCAAGATCTTCATCTACCCCGTGGAAGGCGTGATGCGCATCCGCACCGGCGAGACCGGCGAAGCGGCGATTTAG
- a CDS encoding purine-nucleoside phosphorylase: MVYNDDVKRAADAVQSRLGDIPANCVGLVSGTGLGGLAAALADRKEMAASDIPGFPRSTAPSHAGTLALGHIAGRPTLLLSGRLHLYEGHSPRDVAFGVRLLAGLGVRVLALTNAAGALDPHFAAGGLMRVTDHINLTGRNPLVGPNDDGAGPRFPDMSQAYSHRLGEVADAKALELGLRLERGVYAGVLGPCLETPAETRMLRLLGADAVGMSTVTEVIAARHLGLEVLVISCLTNVNLPDCMAETTLEDVLATAKKAETNLAKLISSIIPEC; encoded by the coding sequence ATGGTTTACAATGACGATGTAAAGCGCGCCGCCGACGCCGTCCAAAGCCGCCTGGGCGACATCCCGGCCAATTGTGTGGGGCTGGTCTCGGGCACGGGCCTGGGCGGTCTGGCCGCCGCCCTGGCCGACCGCAAGGAGATGGCCGCCAGCGACATCCCGGGCTTCCCCCGCTCCACCGCCCCCAGCCACGCCGGAACCCTGGCCCTGGGCCACATCGCCGGCCGGCCGACGCTGCTGCTTTCCGGCCGCCTCCACCTCTACGAAGGGCACTCGCCGCGCGATGTGGCCTTTGGCGTGCGGCTGCTGGCCGGGCTTGGCGTGCGCGTCCTGGCGCTGACCAACGCCGCCGGCGCGCTGGACCCCCACTTCGCCGCCGGCGGCCTCATGCGGGTGACCGACCACATCAACCTGACCGGCCGCAACCCGCTGGTCGGCCCCAACGACGACGGAGCCGGACCGCGCTTCCCGGACATGAGCCAAGCCTACAGCCACCGGCTGGGCGAAGTCGCCGACGCCAAAGCCCTGGAACTGGGGCTTCGCCTGGAACGCGGGGTCTATGCCGGGGTGCTCGGCCCCTGCCTCGAAACCCCGGCAGAAACCCGGATGCTGCGCCTGCTCGGGGCCGACGCCGTGGGCATGTCCACGGTCACCGAAGTCATCGCCGCCCGCCACCTGGGCCTGGAAGTCCTCGTCATCTCCTGCCTGACCAACGTCAACCTGCCCGACTGCATGGCCGAAACCACCCTGGAAGACGTCCTGGCCACGGCCAAGAAAGCCGAAACAAACCTAGCTAAGCTGATTAGTAGTATAATTCCAGAATGTTAA
- a CDS encoding GNAT family N-acetyltransferase has translation MPCAAVSAGTPGSRPPAGGIEIRRGYEPGLIGRAAELHGRYYAEAWGSGAPFESLIAREFGEFVEGYDAGDDLLLSAHKAGRVVGMIAIYGRRRLPEGAQLRFFIVDPACHGCGAGKALLAEALSWCRERGFSKVFLWTVDGLPASRRLYEKAGFRVTDRVPDDRYTVLRDNLRFELDLSTI, from the coding sequence ATGCCTTGCGCAGCCGTCAGCGCCGGGACGCCTGGAAGCAGACCGCCGGCGGGGGGGATCGAAATCCGTCGGGGCTATGAGCCGGGGCTTATCGGCCGGGCGGCCGAACTGCATGGCCGCTATTACGCCGAGGCCTGGGGTTCGGGCGCGCCCTTTGAGTCGCTCATTGCCCGGGAGTTCGGGGAGTTCGTCGAGGGCTACGACGCGGGCGACGATCTGTTGCTCTCGGCCCACAAGGCCGGGCGGGTTGTCGGCATGATCGCCATTTACGGCCGCCGGCGTCTGCCCGAGGGGGCGCAGCTGCGGTTTTTCATCGTGGACCCGGCCTGCCACGGCTGCGGGGCCGGCAAGGCGCTGTTGGCCGAAGCCTTGTCCTGGTGCCGGGAGCGGGGCTTTTCCAAGGTCTTCCTGTGGACCGTCGACGGCCTGCCTGCCTCGCGCCGGCTGTACGAGAAGGCCGGCTTCCGGGTCACGGACCGGGTGCCCGACGACCGCTACACCGTCCTTCGAGACAACCTGCGCTTCGAACTCGATCTTTCGACCATCTAG
- a CDS encoding motility protein A — protein MDLGTFLGLASGISLVLGAIFMGGSLREFIDIPSLMIVVGGTIASTCVAFPVREVMQAFSAMLQIFSSRKVSDAEVVEMMVRIAEISRREGLLALENIQTDNAILKKACQLIADNADPALIRETVRIEISSMKRRHAVGEAVFKSLAGFAPSFGMIGTLIGLVQMLGRLEDPKSVGPAMAVAIITTFYGSLLSTLFFLPVAGKLRARTISEAHQLDIIFEGAKCILQNNNPRLVYEKLSSFIAPKERRNVRR, from the coding sequence ATGGATCTCGGGACGTTTCTTGGCCTTGCGTCGGGCATTTCTCTGGTGCTCGGGGCCATTTTCATGGGCGGTTCGCTGCGGGAGTTCATCGACATCCCAAGCCTCATGATCGTCGTTGGCGGCACCATCGCCTCCACGTGCGTGGCCTTTCCCGTGCGTGAGGTGATGCAGGCCTTTTCGGCCATGCTGCAGATCTTTTCCTCGCGCAAGGTCAGCGACGCCGAAGTGGTGGAGATGATGGTGCGCATCGCCGAGATCAGCCGGCGCGAGGGGTTGCTGGCCCTGGAAAACATTCAGACCGACAACGCCATCCTCAAAAAAGCCTGCCAGCTCATCGCCGACAACGCCGATCCGGCGCTTATCCGCGAAACCGTGCGCATCGAGATCAGTTCCATGAAACGCCGCCACGCCGTGGGCGAGGCGGTGTTCAAGTCCCTGGCCGGTTTCGCGCCGTCTTTCGGCATGATCGGCACGCTTATTGGCCTGGTGCAGATGCTTGGCCGGCTGGAAGATCCCAAGAGCGTCGGCCCGGCCATGGCCGTGGCCATCATCACCACGTTCTACGGTTCCCTGCTTTCGACGCTCTTTTTCCTGCCCGTGGCCGGCAAGCTGCGCGCCCGCACCATAAGCGAGGCCCACCAGCTCGACATCATCTTCGAAGGGGCCAAGTGCATCCTGCAAAACAACAACCCCCGTCTGGTCTACGAGAAGCTGTCGTCGTTCATTGCCCCCAAGGAGCGCCGCAATGTCCGAAGATGA
- a CDS encoding PqqD family protein: MFPFKSKKPPEPVMTRDEAMRLAPCPSRDVDVSRTAEGLFRLSVPVAVRPALAGLAKRLGVWDGRVLRKTVELDAIGSFVWERIDGRATVGELAVALAERYGLDRDEAGLAVAAFLRQLGQRGAVGFVGGK, encoded by the coding sequence GTGTTTCCGTTTAAATCGAAAAAGCCGCCCGAGCCGGTCATGACCCGGGACGAGGCCATGAGGCTCGCCCCGTGCCCCAGCCGGGACGTGGACGTCTCGCGCACGGCCGAGGGCCTTTTCCGCCTCTCGGTTCCCGTGGCCGTGCGTCCGGCTCTGGCCGGACTGGCCAAACGCCTGGGCGTGTGGGACGGCCGGGTGCTGCGTAAAACCGTGGAACTCGACGCCATCGGCTCCTTTGTCTGGGAACGCATCGACGGTCGGGCCACCGTCGGCGAGCTGGCCGTGGCCCTGGCCGAACGCTACGGCCTCGACCGCGACGAAGCAGGATTGGCCGTGGCCGCCTTTTTGCGTCAACTCGGCCAGCGCGGCGCGGTGGGGTTCGTCGGGGGGAAGTGA
- a CDS encoding YnfA family protein gives MLVCPGRPWRNRRCYAFYAWLRLGRSPGWIGPGLASLVVFAWALTRVEAPAAGRIFVAYGGVYILASLAWMHVVEGQPPDRFDLAGAALCLLGGGLILFAPR, from the coding sequence TTGTTGGTATGTCCTGGCCGCCCTTGGCGAAATCGCCGCTGCTACGCCTTTTACGCCTGGCTGCGCCTTGGCCGGTCGCCCGGGTGGATCGGGCCGGGGTTGGCCTCCCTCGTGGTCTTCGCCTGGGCGCTCACCCGGGTCGAGGCCCCGGCCGCCGGCCGCATTTTCGTGGCCTACGGCGGGGTCTACATCCTGGCCTCCCTGGCCTGGATGCATGTCGTCGAAGGCCAGCCGCCCGACCGCTTCGATCTGGCCGGCGCGGCCCTGTGCCTGCTCGGCGGCGGCCTCATCCTCTTTGCCCCGCGCTGA
- a CDS encoding methyl-accepting chemotaxis protein has product MEGSMNLLKDVNVGKKLIVSFLIMAALTAIVGLLGVRSMDKINDFAESMYGNELLGLSAIKEANVSLVYLDRATKNMLLSSTLEDRQKYAGRIEQYKKDYLESYAKAKPLFWTEKGKAGMARLAAAWEDYTPVLGKLLEMSKSEDLAANRESAKLSMGLARDKVDAVDAVIDDLSKVKQENAARFAAQIKETYDANLWALTGIITASVLLGIGLGLVIARSISRPLGETMVFAQAVAQGNLEAQCAVESRDEVGQLAVALRRMVGNLKEKIGEATQKSQLAEQESGRARTAMAEAEQAKEQAEGKAREILDAASRLEAVVEVVTSASQQLSAQIEQSSRGAEEQAHRIGETATSMEEMNATVLEVAKNASSAAQTADQAKAKAEEGAGVVSRVVAGIGQVQNQSREMMTDMGALGTRAEGIGQILNVISDIADQTNLLALNAAIEAARAGEAGRGFAVVADEVRKLAEKTMTATKEVGEAIRGVQTGARKNIENVERAGTAIEEVTKLANTSGEALREIVVLAETTTDQVRSIATASEEQSSASEEINRSIEDVNRVSLEMSDAMRQSAQAVGELAHQAQVLKELIEQLRQGDGSAKALPPAGRRRALA; this is encoded by the coding sequence ATGGAGGGGAGTATGAATTTGCTTAAGGACGTTAACGTCGGCAAGAAATTGATTGTTTCTTTTCTCATCATGGCGGCATTGACGGCGATCGTTGGTTTGCTCGGTGTGCGCAGTATGGACAAAATAAACGATTTTGCCGAGTCCATGTATGGAAATGAGCTGCTTGGACTTTCCGCGATCAAGGAGGCAAATGTCAGTCTTGTCTATCTTGATCGGGCGACTAAAAATATGCTGCTGTCGTCGACGTTGGAAGACCGGCAGAAGTATGCTGGTCGCATTGAGCAGTATAAAAAAGATTATCTTGAGTCCTATGCCAAGGCCAAGCCGCTTTTCTGGACGGAAAAGGGCAAGGCCGGCATGGCCAGGCTCGCCGCCGCCTGGGAGGACTATACCCCGGTGTTGGGGAAGTTGTTGGAGATGAGCAAGTCCGAGGACCTGGCGGCCAACCGGGAGTCGGCCAAGCTGTCCATGGGGCTGGCCCGGGACAAGGTCGACGCCGTCGACGCCGTCATCGACGACCTCAGCAAGGTCAAACAGGAAAATGCCGCCCGGTTCGCTGCCCAGATCAAGGAAACCTACGACGCCAACCTGTGGGCCCTGACCGGCATCATCACGGCAAGCGTACTGCTTGGCATCGGACTCGGGCTGGTCATCGCCCGGTCCATCAGCCGGCCTCTTGGCGAAACCATGGTCTTTGCCCAGGCCGTGGCCCAGGGCAATCTGGAGGCTCAGTGCGCCGTGGAAAGCCGCGACGAGGTGGGCCAACTGGCCGTGGCCCTGCGGCGGATGGTCGGCAATCTCAAGGAAAAGATCGGCGAGGCCACGCAGAAGTCGCAGCTGGCCGAACAGGAAAGCGGCCGCGCGCGTACGGCCATGGCCGAGGCCGAGCAGGCCAAGGAACAGGCCGAAGGCAAGGCCAGGGAGATTCTGGACGCGGCCAGCCGGCTGGAAGCCGTGGTGGAGGTCGTGACCTCGGCCTCCCAGCAGCTCTCGGCCCAGATCGAGCAATCGAGCCGGGGAGCCGAGGAACAGGCCCATCGCATTGGCGAGACCGCGACCTCCATGGAGGAAATGAACGCCACCGTGCTGGAAGTGGCCAAAAACGCCTCCAGCGCCGCCCAGACCGCTGATCAGGCCAAGGCCAAGGCCGAAGAGGGGGCCGGCGTGGTCAGCCGGGTGGTGGCAGGCATCGGCCAGGTGCAAAACCAGTCCCGGGAAATGATGACCGACATGGGGGCGCTTGGCACACGGGCCGAAGGCATCGGGCAGATTTTAAACGTTATTTCCGACATCGCCGACCAGACCAACCTGCTGGCCTTAAACGCCGCCATCGAGGCGGCCCGGGCCGGCGAGGCCGGGCGCGGCTTTGCCGTGGTCGCCGACGAAGTCCGCAAGCTGGCCGAAAAAACCATGACCGCCACCAAGGAGGTCGGCGAGGCCATTCGCGGCGTCCAGACCGGGGCCAGAAAGAACATCGAAAACGTCGAACGGGCCGGAACCGCCATCGAGGAGGTCACCAAGCTGGCCAACACCTCGGGCGAGGCCTTGCGGGAGATCGTCGTCCTGGCCGAGACCACCACCGATCAGGTGCGCTCCATCGCCACCGCCTCCGAGGAACAGTCCTCGGCCAGCGAGGAAATCAACCGCAGCATCGAGGACGTCAACCGCGTGTCCTTGGAAATGTCCGACGCCATGCGCCAGTCGGCCCAGGCCGTGGGCGAGTTGGCGCATCAGGCCCAGGTGCTCAAGGAACTCATCGAGCAGTTGCGCCAGGGCGACGGTTCCGCCAAGGCCCTGCCGCCGGCCGGCCGGCGGCGGGCGCTGGCCTGA
- a CDS encoding CBS domain-containing protein has product MPHAPNPDLPVDIADVLAAMRQLGGYLDVAPDQALDLYRLAYAHAAARLTQDVPVAAIMTPDVTTAAPGDTVRDATLAMARAGVSGLPVVAGGAVVGVLSVKDVLRLLGLPPQSGPAALAARLLDPETCLHETDPAALTRTPVARLMTSPAVVVAPDTPRSEAARLMAGQCINRLPVVEKGVLRGIVSRADVVRSCRGLECPL; this is encoded by the coding sequence ATGCCCCACGCGCCCAATCCCGATCTTCCCGTGGACATCGCCGACGTCCTGGCCGCCATGCGCCAGCTCGGCGGCTATCTCGACGTCGCCCCGGACCAGGCCCTGGACCTCTACCGCCTGGCCTACGCCCACGCCGCCGCCCGGCTGACCCAGGACGTTCCCGTGGCCGCCATCATGACCCCGGACGTCACCACGGCCGCGCCCGGCGACACGGTCCGCGACGCCACCCTGGCCATGGCCCGGGCCGGCGTGTCCGGGCTGCCCGTGGTCGCGGGCGGCGCGGTGGTCGGCGTGCTGTCCGTAAAAGACGTGCTGCGCCTGCTCGGACTGCCGCCCCAGTCCGGCCCGGCCGCCCTGGCCGCCCGGCTCCTCGACCCCGAAACCTGTCTCCACGAAACCGACCCGGCCGCCCTGACCCGCACTCCCGTGGCCCGGCTCATGACCAGCCCGGCCGTTGTCGTCGCGCCGGACACGCCCCGCTCCGAGGCCGCCCGGCTCATGGCCGGACAGTGCATAAACCGCCTGCCGGTGGTGGAAAAGGGCGTGCTTCGCGGCATTGTCAGCCGGGCCGACGTGGTGCGCTCCTGCCGGGGACTGGAGTGTCCGCTGTGA
- a CDS encoding TrmB family transcriptional regulator, producing the protein MIEAQELAALGLTSYEAAAYLALIGQAELTPAEVAARGTIPRQRVYDVLAGLAAKGLCQSREGSPRTYAAVAPALAMELLAGERAAALARQKQEAEAAAARLTEALTPLFAGGRGRSDPLAYAEVLSGPTRIAQRALALARAAKKQVLSSITRPMILSNDQNQAFMEAPLGRGLAYRALCDASVADEPGLSGLWPGLCAKGLELRVVPALPLKMQCFDDETTLLSMQDPAGGQPSFTAVVIHNQGVAAMLRLAFEHLWAEAKPYAGGA; encoded by the coding sequence ATGATCGAAGCGCAGGAACTTGCCGCCCTGGGGCTGACCAGCTACGAGGCGGCGGCCTATCTGGCGCTTATCGGCCAGGCCGAGTTGACGCCGGCCGAGGTAGCGGCGCGAGGGACGATACCGCGCCAGCGGGTTTATGACGTGCTGGCCGGGCTGGCGGCCAAGGGGCTGTGCCAGAGCCGGGAAGGCTCGCCGCGTACCTATGCCGCCGTGGCTCCGGCCCTGGCCATGGAGCTCTTGGCCGGGGAGCGGGCGGCGGCGCTGGCCCGCCAGAAGCAGGAGGCCGAGGCGGCGGCGGCGCGCCTGACCGAGGCCCTGACGCCGCTTTTTGCCGGCGGGCGCGGCCGCAGCGACCCTCTGGCCTATGCCGAGGTCTTAAGCGGCCCCACCCGCATCGCCCAGCGCGCCCTGGCCCTGGCCCGGGCGGCCAAAAAGCAAGTGCTGTCCTCCATCACCCGGCCGATGATTCTTTCAAACGACCAGAACCAGGCGTTTATGGAAGCGCCGCTGGGGCGCGGGCTGGCCTACCGGGCGCTGTGTGACGCGAGCGTGGCCGACGAGCCGGGGTTGTCCGGGCTGTGGCCCGGGCTCTGCGCCAAGGGGCTGGAGCTGCGGGTGGTCCCGGCGTTGCCGCTGAAGATGCAGTGTTTCGACGACGAGACCACGCTTTTATCCATGCAGGACCCGGCCGGGGGCCAGCCGAGCTTCACGGCAGTGGTCATCCACAACCAGGGCGTGGCCGCCATGCTGCGCCTGGCCTTCGAACATCTGTGGGCCGAGGCCAAACCTTACGCGGGGGGAGCGTGA
- a CDS encoding PilZ domain-containing protein, with amino-acid sequence MMDVTFELEGEVGKRAAHRERVRGLVARLDGEADGFVVHDVSASGLALVDPEARIAVGRDCRLALGIGPRELIDGLPARVVRRAEGGLTGLAFGELSLRQEAWLDKLVLEIQKRRIDLRKSRQDAENPEDKKTHRVDEKT; translated from the coding sequence ATGATGGACGTGACGTTCGAACTCGAAGGCGAGGTCGGCAAGCGGGCCGCCCATCGCGAACGGGTGCGGGGCCTGGTCGCCCGGCTGGACGGCGAGGCGGACGGTTTTGTCGTGCATGACGTCAGCGCCTCGGGTCTGGCCCTGGTCGATCCCGAGGCCCGTATCGCGGTTGGCCGCGACTGCCGTCTGGCCCTTGGCATCGGCCCCCGGGAGCTTATCGACGGGTTGCCGGCCAGGGTGGTGCGGCGGGCCGAGGGCGGCCTGACCGGGTTGGCCTTTGGCGAGCTGTCCCTGCGCCAGGAAGCCTGGCTCGACAAGCTTGTCCTGGAAATCCAAAAGCGGCGCATCGATCTGCGCAAGTCGCGCCAAGACGCCGAAAACCCTGAGGATAAAAAGACCCATCGTGTCGACGAAAAAACATAA
- a CDS encoding YgjV family protein has product MDFTSPAQLVGYLAFVLGVIAFIQRIDWKLKTLIAVECLAYTVHFAWLGNNAASFSAALSAVRMFVSLKTRSPWLAGFFLAANLIVGVYLAHGWTAVFAIAAGCSGTWAAFFLSGLKLRGLLFFATLCWLSNNIATGSIGGTLLETIIALVNGNTMWRLWRAQKVKVREKE; this is encoded by the coding sequence ATGGATTTCACCTCGCCGGCCCAGCTCGTGGGCTACCTCGCCTTCGTGCTTGGCGTCATCGCCTTCATTCAGCGCATCGACTGGAAGCTTAAAACGCTCATCGCCGTGGAATGCCTGGCCTACACCGTGCACTTCGCCTGGCTCGGCAACAACGCCGCCTCGTTTTCCGCCGCCCTGTCCGCCGTGCGCATGTTCGTTTCGCTCAAAACCCGCTCGCCCTGGCTGGCCGGCTTCTTCCTGGCCGCCAACCTCATCGTCGGCGTTTACCTGGCCCACGGCTGGACAGCCGTCTTCGCCATCGCCGCCGGCTGCTCCGGCACCTGGGCCGCGTTTTTCCTCTCTGGCCTGAAACTGCGCGGACTGCTCTTCTTCGCCACCCTGTGCTGGCTGTCCAACAACATTGCCACCGGCTCCATCGGCGGCACGCTGCTCGAAACCATCATCGCCCTGGTCAACGGCAACACCATGTGGCGACTGTGGCGGGCGCAGAAGGTGAAAGTGAGAGAGAAAGAATAA
- a CDS encoding OmpA/MotB family protein: MSEDDDNYDEEIEESEAPSEWLTTLADMSMLLMSFFIMLFSMSSLDVKKFSESFTSVKTALGVKDKAVTMAPISTGDMNVLVEQAKLKQRIIGEQRRVYDQFRTYVSSKGLDGVVAATLEAGKITIGFPAGVLFPKDGVDLTEEGKGKLRTLFDFLIKAAGERINIRGFTDNEPPGAGSRYRDNWEISSLRAVAVLRYMVSLGMPPNRLTATGLADLEPLYPNDTPEHRARNQRVEFVLERWIGD; the protein is encoded by the coding sequence ATGTCCGAAGATGACGACAACTACGACGAGGAGATCGAGGAGTCCGAAGCGCCCAGCGAGTGGCTGACCACCCTGGCCGACATGTCGATGCTGCTCATGAGCTTTTTCATCATGCTTTTTTCCATGTCGAGCCTGGACGTCAAGAAGTTCTCGGAATCGTTTACTTCGGTGAAAACGGCGCTTGGCGTCAAGGACAAGGCCGTCACCATGGCCCCCATCTCCACCGGCGACATGAACGTGCTGGTGGAACAGGCCAAGCTCAAGCAGCGCATCATCGGCGAACAGCGCCGCGTCTACGACCAGTTTCGCACCTACGTCTCGTCCAAGGGCCTGGACGGCGTGGTGGCGGCCACCCTGGAAGCCGGCAAGATCACCATCGGCTTTCCGGCCGGGGTGCTGTTTCCCAAGGACGGCGTGGACCTCACCGAAGAGGGCAAGGGCAAGCTGCGCACCCTGTTTGATTTCCTCATCAAGGCCGCCGGGGAGCGCATCAACATTCGGGGGTTTACCGACAACGAACCGCCCGGAGCCGGCAGCCGCTACCGCGACAACTGGGAAATCTCGTCATTGCGAGCCGTTGCCGTTTTGCGCTACATGGTCTCCTTGGGGATGCCGCCCAACCGATTGACAGCCACCGGATTAGCTGATTTAGAACCCCTCTACCCCAACGACACCCCAGAACACCGGGCCAGAAACCAGCGCGTGGAGTTTGTGTTGGAACGTTGGATCGGCGACTAG
- a CDS encoding HPP family protein, whose protein sequence is MSLLQKMRGAGVSPPRVGAPEILWSFLGALGGIAAVAWLHERIADPAGLSLLIGSFGASAVLLYGAPASPLAQPRNLIGGHVLSALVGVTVRLAIASPDWLACAVAVAAAIALMHATGTLHPPGGATALIAVTGGPKLLALGYLYALIPVLSGALVMLAVALVAVNAVPSRRYPQYWW, encoded by the coding sequence GTGAGCCTGCTGCAAAAAATGCGCGGCGCGGGCGTTTCCCCGCCCCGGGTGGGCGCGCCCGAAATCCTTTGGTCGTTTCTGGGGGCCTTGGGCGGCATCGCCGCCGTGGCCTGGCTCCATGAGCGTATCGCCGACCCGGCCGGGCTGTCGCTGCTTATCGGTTCCTTCGGAGCCTCGGCCGTGCTCCTCTACGGCGCGCCGGCCAGCCCGCTTGCCCAGCCGCGAAACCTCATCGGCGGCCACGTGCTCTCGGCCCTGGTCGGGGTCACGGTCCGGCTGGCCATCGCCTCGCCGGACTGGCTGGCCTGCGCCGTGGCCGTGGCCGCGGCCATCGCGCTCATGCACGCCACCGGAACGCTCCATCCCCCTGGCGGAGCCACGGCCCTTATCGCCGTCACCGGCGGCCCCAAGCTCCTGGCCCTGGGCTACCTCTATGCGCTGATCCCGGTGCTCTCCGGGGCGCTGGTCATGCTGGCCGTGGCCCTGGTCGCGGTCAACGCCGTCCCCTCCCGGCGCTATCCTCAGTATTGGTGGTAG
- a CDS encoding biotin carboxylase N-terminal domain-containing protein, protein MSTKKHKVLVANRGEIAIRIIQACVSLGLDFVCVYTRADEGSGHLALARQLGGPEAAYRVSSYHDANELLAVADHAGATAIHPGYGFFAEDFRFARRVAERKRGLIFIGPSWRIIRTLGDKINTKRLARSLSIPTVPGSDRPVYDELEAEEIAETLFAFQAEQGIANSVVLVKASAGGGGMGIEEIYDIEQFKTVYRRIRNYAKRQFHDEGVLIEQRIFDFNHLEVQIVADRTGTGIVHFGTRNCTIQSTGRQKRVEIAPGFRPEEITYAFDAAKLLDDITGYSLAMAREVGYDNVGTWEWIVSPTGQPFLMEVNTRIQVENGVSAAISRIKGQGDVNIIAEQIRLGLGEPMGYDQSDITFEGVGIEYRVIAEDPANRFTPWVGRIDQFLAPNLPYARLHTHIPMDAPYEIPTEYDPNLALAIIWGKDLAEAKKRGTDYLDELTLSGADGTGAEMKTNIRYLREKTSTILQF, encoded by the coding sequence GTGTCGACGAAAAAACATAAAGTCCTGGTGGCCAACCGGGGCGAAATCGCCATACGCATCATCCAGGCTTGCGTTTCGCTCGGCCTGGATTTTGTTTGCGTCTACACCCGGGCCGACGAAGGCTCGGGACATCTTGCCCTGGCCCGGCAGCTGGGCGGCCCCGAGGCGGCCTACCGCGTCAGCTCCTACCACGACGCCAATGAGCTGCTGGCCGTGGCCGACCATGCCGGCGCCACGGCCATCCACCCCGGCTACGGCTTTTTCGCCGAGGATTTCCGATTCGCCCGGCGCGTGGCCGAACGCAAGCGCGGGCTTATTTTCATCGGCCCGTCCTGGCGCATCATCCGCACCCTGGGCGACAAGATCAACACCAAGCGCCTGGCCCGGAGCCTGTCCATCCCCACCGTGCCCGGCTCCGACCGGCCCGTCTACGACGAGCTGGAAGCCGAGGAGATCGCCGAAACCCTGTTCGCCTTCCAGGCCGAGCAGGGGATCGCCAACTCCGTGGTCCTGGTCAAGGCCTCGGCCGGCGGCGGCGGCATGGGCATCGAGGAAATCTACGACATCGAGCAGTTCAAGACCGTGTACCGGCGCATCCGCAACTACGCCAAGCGCCAGTTCCACGACGAAGGCGTGCTGATCGAACAGCGCATCTTCGACTTCAACCACCTCGAAGTCCAGATCGTGGCCGACCGCACCGGCACGGGCATCGTCCACTTCGGTACGCGCAACTGCACCATCCAGTCCACCGGCCGCCAGAAACGCGTGGAGATCGCCCCGGGATTTCGTCCCGAGGAAATCACCTACGCCTTCGATGCAGCCAAGCTCCTCGACGACATCACCGGCTACTCCCTGGCCATGGCCCGGGAGGTGGGCTACGACAACGTCGGCACCTGGGAATGGATCGTCTCGCCCACGGGCCAGCCCTTCCTCATGGAAGTCAACACCCGCATCCAGGTGGAAAACGGCGTGTCCGCCGCCATATCCCGCATCAAGGGCCAGGGCGACGTCAACATCATCGCCGAGCAGATCCGCCTGGGCCTGGGCGAGCCCATGGGCTACGACCAGTCCGACATCACCTTCGAGGGTGTAGGCATCGAATACCGGGTCATCGCCGAGGACCCGGCCAACCGTTTCACCCCCTGGGTCGGGCGCATCGACCAGTTCCTGGCCCCGAACCTACCCTACGCCAGGCTCCACACCCACATTCCCATGGACGCGCCTTACGAGATCCCGACCGAATACGACCCCAACCTGGCCCTGGCCATCATCTGGGGCAAGGATCTGGCCGAGGCCAAGAAGCGCGGCACGGACTACCTCGACGAGCTGACCCTGTCCGGGGCCGACGGCACGGGCGCGGAGATGAAGACCAACATCCGCTATCTGCGGGAGAAGACCTCCACCATCCTGCAGTTCTGA